The following proteins are co-located in the Imtechella halotolerans genome:
- a CDS encoding (Fe-S)-binding protein, which produces MSEALHVPTMAEMMASGKQPEVLFWVGCAGSFDDRAKKITKAFVKLLNKAGVDFAVLGTEESCTGDPAKRSGNEFLFQMQAMTNIEVLNAYEVKKIVTACPHCFNTIKNEYPSLGGEYEVMHHTQFLKSLLDEGKLTIEGGQFKGKRITFHDPCYLGRANNVYEAPRELITKLEAELVEMKKCKSRGLCCGAGGAQMFKEPEKGDKDVNIERTEQALETQPTIVATGCPFCNTMMTDGVKVKEKESEVAVMDIAELIAQAQDL; this is translated from the coding sequence ATGAGTGAAGCACTGCATGTACCAACCATGGCCGAGATGATGGCTAGTGGCAAGCAACCTGAAGTATTGTTTTGGGTTGGCTGCGCCGGAAGTTTTGACGATCGTGCAAAGAAAATCACCAAAGCTTTTGTGAAATTACTTAATAAAGCGGGTGTTGATTTTGCAGTTTTAGGTACGGAAGAAAGCTGTACTGGAGATCCGGCGAAACGATCTGGAAATGAATTTTTATTTCAGATGCAGGCCATGACAAATATAGAAGTGCTCAATGCTTATGAAGTTAAAAAGATTGTAACGGCTTGCCCTCATTGTTTCAATACCATTAAGAATGAATATCCTTCTCTTGGTGGAGAATATGAGGTTATGCACCACACTCAGTTCTTGAAGTCCCTATTGGATGAAGGAAAGCTTACAATAGAAGGTGGGCAGTTTAAAGGCAAACGAATTACCTTTCATGATCCTTGTTATTTGGGCAGGGCTAATAATGTGTATGAGGCTCCTAGGGAGTTGATTACTAAGTTAGAAGCTGAGCTTGTGGAGATGAAAAAATGTAAATCCAGAGGTTTATGTTGTGGAGCTGGAGGGGCTCAAATGTTTAAGGAGCCTGAAAAAGGGGATAAAGATGTTAATATTGAGCGTACCGAACAAGCCTTGGAAACTCAACCTACTATTGTTGCCACAGGTTGCCCTTTCTGTAATACAATGATGACCGATGGGGTGAAAGTGAAGGAAAAGGAGTCAGAAGTAGCTGTTATGGATATTGCTGAACTTATAGCGCAAGCACAGGATTTGTAA
- a CDS encoding LNS2 domain-containing protein produces MKIEDVEKLLHEKVEEGAHVSPVLPEGVKNYLIDIDGTICDDIPNEEPERMATANVYPDALQTLNRWYDEGHVIFFFTSRTEAHREVTEQWLDKHGFKYHGMVMGKPRGGNYHWVDNHLVKATRYNGKFTDLVEKEVTIQVFDDGKHDQ; encoded by the coding sequence ATGAAGATTGAAGACGTAGAAAAATTACTGCATGAAAAAGTAGAAGAAGGAGCACATGTAAGTCCGGTGCTTCCTGAAGGAGTCAAGAATTATCTAATTGACATAGATGGCACTATCTGTGATGATATTCCAAATGAAGAACCTGAGCGTATGGCAACTGCTAATGTATACCCAGATGCCTTACAGACTCTTAACCGTTGGTATGATGAAGGTCATGTTATTTTCTTTTTTACTTCGCGAACAGAGGCTCATAGAGAGGTGACGGAGCAATGGCTAGATAAACATGGATTTAAATACCATGGTATGGTAATGGGAAAACCAAGAGGAGGGAATTATCATTGGGTAGATAATCATTTAGTGAAGGCTACTCGATACAACGGAAAATTTACGGACTTAGTAGAGAAAGAAGTAACTATTCAGGTCTTCGATGATGGAAAACATGATCAATAA